One part of the Armatimonadota bacterium genome encodes these proteins:
- the dnaB gene encoding replicative DNA helicase — protein sequence MSVKSRFSTMDDFVPPQSTEAEMSALGAMLLSEKAAMEVVETVSEEDFYVPAHREIFKAAYQLMRNSKAIDLVTLRDELTVRGKLEQVGGIEYLVQIAETVPSASNAAYYAGIVQDKSTLRNLEEAGHEIVKIARESEHSADEKVDLAESKVFEVGRKRMGKYFESVRSLAKEFFIDVDELFEGGEPALGTLTGYTDLDRVTTGFYGGDLVIVASRPAMGKTSLVMNFAINVARAEEGAVAVFNLEMSGKQLARRMIATLAQVPMGALKQANLHPNDYQKLADACEDMYNLPIYIDDTSDVSPLEMRGKCRRLKAEHGLSLVIVDYLQLMRGSGKRNENRTQEIGEIARSLKVLAKELDVPVIALSQLNRGVESRDDKRPMLADIRESGSIEADADMVMFIYRNEYYQRKEAGKEHEFNPHSAEVAELIIGKHRNGPTGTVLLGFQPAYTRFTLLDEQSKEEYQRNLRKQPNDD from the coding sequence ATGTCTGTCAAAAGCCGGTTTTCGACAATGGACGATTTCGTCCCCCCTCAAAGTACGGAAGCGGAGATGTCTGCGCTCGGCGCAATGCTCTTGAGCGAGAAAGCGGCGATGGAAGTCGTGGAGACCGTCAGCGAGGAGGATTTCTATGTACCGGCGCACCGGGAAATCTTCAAGGCCGCCTACCAGTTGATGCGCAATTCAAAGGCCATCGACTTAGTGACGCTGCGGGATGAACTGACCGTCCGGGGAAAACTGGAGCAGGTCGGCGGGATCGAGTATCTGGTCCAAATTGCCGAGACCGTGCCGAGCGCTTCGAATGCGGCCTATTACGCAGGGATCGTTCAAGACAAGTCGACTTTGCGCAACTTGGAAGAAGCGGGCCACGAGATTGTTAAGATCGCCCGCGAGTCGGAGCATTCGGCGGACGAGAAGGTTGATCTGGCGGAAAGCAAGGTGTTTGAAGTCGGCCGCAAGCGGATGGGCAAGTATTTCGAATCCGTCCGCTCGCTGGCAAAGGAATTCTTCATCGACGTCGACGAGTTGTTCGAAGGTGGGGAACCGGCCTTGGGGACATTGACGGGATACACGGATTTGGACCGCGTGACAACCGGATTTTATGGCGGCGACCTGGTGATCGTGGCGTCCCGTCCGGCGATGGGCAAGACGTCTTTGGTAATGAACTTCGCGATCAATGTCGCGCGGGCCGAAGAGGGGGCGGTTGCCGTATTCAACCTGGAAATGAGCGGCAAGCAATTGGCCAGGCGGATGATTGCGACCTTGGCCCAAGTCCCGATGGGGGCCCTCAAACAGGCGAACCTCCACCCCAACGACTACCAGAAGCTCGCCGATGCCTGTGAGGACATGTACAACCTCCCGATCTACATCGACGACACGTCCGATGTCTCCCCATTAGAAATGCGCGGGAAATGCCGCCGGCTCAAGGCTGAGCACGGACTGAGCTTGGTCATTGTTGACTACTTACAGTTGATGCGGGGGAGCGGGAAGCGGAACGAGAACCGCACCCAAGAAATTGGTGAGATCGCCCGGAGCCTCAAAGTCCTGGCCAAGGAGTTGGATGTTCCCGTCATCGCGCTCAGCCAGCTCAACCGCGGTGTCGAATCGCGGGACGACAAGCGCCCCATGCTTGCCGATATCCGCGAATCCGGTTCGATCGAGGCCGATGCCGACATGGTTATGTTTATTTACCGCAACGAATACTATCAGCGGAAAGAAGCCGGCAAGGAGCACGAATTCAACCCCCATTCTGCAGAAGTTGCCGAGCTGATCATCGGCAAGCACCGGAACGGCCCGACCGGAACCGTGCTATTGGGCTTTCAACCGGCATACACCCGGTTCACCCTGTTGGATGAGCAAAGCAAGGAAGAGTATCAGCGGAACTTACGGAAGCAGCCGAACGACGATTAG
- a CDS encoding (d)CMP kinase — translation MIVAIDGPAGAGKSTVARLVADRLGLEILDTGAMYRAVALAALRSSVSPENDSAIDQLMDEIEIGFGPGRPPEILLNGEEVGSLIRTLEVSQLASRLSTFSPVRRQLVAAQQRIIREGNWVLEGRDVTTVVAPGADVKVFLTASIEERARRRWVDLAVHPSAPSLQEVVKEVVERDHRDYTRADSPLMLAEDAVIVETFALTPIEVADRIAALAK, via the coding sequence GTGATTGTTGCGATAGATGGCCCGGCTGGGGCAGGAAAATCAACCGTGGCGCGGCTGGTTGCCGACCGCTTGGGGCTGGAGATTTTGGACACGGGGGCGATGTACCGAGCTGTCGCCTTAGCCGCATTGCGTAGTTCTGTCAGCCCAGAAAACGATTCGGCTATTGATCAGTTGATGGATGAGATTGAAATCGGGTTCGGGCCTGGCCGCCCGCCAGAAATCTTGCTGAATGGCGAGGAAGTTGGTTCATTGATCCGCACCTTGGAAGTTTCTCAGTTGGCCAGTCGGCTGAGCACCTTCTCGCCAGTCCGGCGGCAATTGGTGGCCGCGCAACAGCGGATCATCCGGGAGGGCAATTGGGTTTTGGAAGGTCGGGATGTCACAACCGTTGTCGCCCCGGGCGCGGATGTCAAAGTCTTTTTAACCGCGAGCATCGAAGAACGCGCTCGCCGCCGTTGGGTCGACCTAGCAGTGCACCCCTCAGCCCCTAGCCTGCAGGAAGTGGTGAAGGAGGTGGTGGAGCGAGACCACCGCGACTACACCCGCGCAGACAGCCCGCTCATGCTGGCCGAGGATGCCGTTATCGTCGAGACCTTTGCGCTGACCCCGATTGAAGTGGCCGACCGGATCGCTGCTTTGGCCAAGTAG
- the aroA gene encoding 3-phosphoshikimate 1-carboxyvinyltransferase, whose product MSHRLSVRPCSSFRGTIRPPSDKSLTHRAYMFAALARQGISIVKHPLTGEDCESTLGCLEALGASIQRVSETEVRIGAVNDWVGHPVTLDCGNSGTTMRLLCGILAGRDGVEATLVGDASLAKRPMGRVAEPLRRMGAEIEGETAPIRIRGSRLEAIDYHSPVASAQVKSAILLAGLRASGQTTVTEPFPSRDHTERMLTALGVQIDCVGNSASVQGGQEWDAFEFDVPGDISSAAFWMVAALAHEGSEVVFEGLGVNPSRTGVLDLLGAMFGNESPIDITGETEELGEPVCRLKIQSPGRLPAFTIQGDLVPRLIDEIPVLAVLATQCDGTTVIRDAQELRVKETDRIAVVTQYLSAMGADIEAMPDGMVVRGPTQLQGAEVDSAGDHRIGMAFAIAGSLAHGETVIENAHAIDTSYPGFARHFEQLSGIVLEGQG is encoded by the coding sequence ATGTCCCACCGGTTGAGTGTCCGACCCTGCAGTTCTTTTCGCGGGACGATCCGCCCCCCCAGCGACAAATCCCTGACCCATCGGGCCTATATGTTCGCTGCATTGGCGCGGCAAGGGATTTCAATCGTCAAGCACCCGCTGACCGGCGAAGATTGCGAATCCACCCTGGGTTGCCTGGAGGCACTCGGCGCATCGATTCAGCGGGTATCGGAAACCGAAGTCCGCATTGGCGCGGTCAACGATTGGGTTGGCCATCCCGTCACTTTGGATTGCGGCAATAGTGGGACGACCATGCGGCTATTGTGCGGGATCCTCGCGGGTCGAGATGGCGTCGAAGCCACCTTGGTTGGCGACGCGAGCTTGGCCAAACGGCCAATGGGACGCGTTGCCGAACCACTCCGCCGCATGGGGGCCGAAATCGAAGGCGAAACCGCCCCGATCCGCATCCGGGGAAGCCGGTTAGAGGCAATCGACTACCACAGCCCGGTGGCCAGCGCCCAGGTCAAGAGCGCAATCTTGCTTGCGGGATTGCGGGCATCGGGCCAGACCACTGTCACGGAACCTTTCCCGAGCCGAGACCACACCGAGCGGATGCTCACCGCCCTCGGTGTGCAAATCGATTGCGTTGGGAACAGCGCTTCGGTGCAAGGGGGCCAAGAGTGGGATGCATTTGAATTCGATGTGCCCGGGGATATCAGCAGCGCGGCATTTTGGATGGTCGCCGCTCTAGCCCACGAAGGTTCCGAAGTCGTATTCGAGGGGCTTGGGGTCAATCCCTCCCGCACGGGCGTTTTGGATTTGCTCGGCGCCATGTTTGGAAATGAGTCACCAATCGACATTACGGGAGAAACCGAGGAATTGGGGGAACCCGTGTGCCGCCTCAAAATCCAGTCACCCGGGCGGTTGCCAGCGTTCACAATCCAAGGCGACTTAGTGCCGCGCTTGATTGACGAAATCCCCGTCCTCGCCGTCTTGGCGACGCAATGCGATGGCACAACCGTCATCCGCGACGCACAGGAATTGCGAGTGAAAGAAACAGACCGGATCGCCGTGGTCACCCAGTATCTTTCGGCCATGGGGGCCGATATCGAAGCCATGCCGGACGGAATGGTGGTGCGGGGCCCGACCCAGCTGCAGGGGGCCGAAGTCGACAGTGCCGGCGATCACCGGATCGGCATGGCGTTTGCAATTGCCGGTTCGCTAGCGCATGGAGAGACGGTGATCGAGAACGCGCACGCCATCGACACCAGTTACCCAGGGTTTGCTCGCCATTTCGAGCAGCTCAGCGGGATTGTCTTGGAGGGGCAAGGGTGA
- a CDS encoding N-acetylmuramoyl-L-alanine amidase — protein MVPFTALAWVAMIDWNALSQQIEFTAPGRNNVAWVDSPNFNARPEDAVVDTIVLHHTASPNLAGTVKWFTMPESQVSAHFTVGKDGSIVQMVSCVNRAWHAGASKDYKGRENVNNFSIGIEIVNVGDGKDPYPPEQISAVRALCQTLIDFYPIRQITSHEFIAEPEGRKDDPIDFPWSRFEDLGVPLVFGRKSQRAVGG, from the coding sequence ATGGTGCCGTTTACCGCACTCGCTTGGGTCGCAATGATCGATTGGAATGCCCTCAGCCAGCAGATTGAATTCACCGCACCAGGCCGGAACAACGTGGCCTGGGTGGATTCGCCGAACTTCAACGCCCGACCAGAGGATGCCGTTGTCGATACGATCGTCTTGCACCACACGGCCAGCCCGAACCTGGCGGGAACGGTGAAGTGGTTCACAATGCCGGAAAGCCAGGTGAGCGCCCATTTCACCGTCGGCAAAGATGGATCGATCGTGCAAATGGTCAGCTGTGTGAACCGGGCTTGGCATGCTGGGGCCAGCAAGGACTACAAGGGGCGCGAGAACGTAAACAATTTCTCTATCGGGATTGAGATCGTCAATGTCGGCGACGGCAAGGATCCTTATCCGCCCGAGCAGATTTCTGCCGTCCGGGCCCTGTGCCAGACCCTCATCGACTTCTATCCGATCCGCCAGATCACAAGCCACGAATTCATTGCCGAACCAGAGGGCCGCAAGGACGACCCCATCGATTTCCCGTGGTCCCGGTTTGAGGATTTGGGGGTGCCGTTGGTCTTTGGCCGCAAGTCTCAGCGGGCCGTCGGAGGGTAA
- a CDS encoding VOC family protein has protein sequence MEIVRTQVIHYVEDMAAAKRFYVEILGLKIIQDGGPHWLELDAGGTSIALHPGGTPRGRGRTGLSFAVEDLESARDEVNARGAGFGEVTNPHPGVTFCEAADPDGNPVFLKPSR, from the coding sequence ATGGAGATCGTCCGAACGCAAGTGATCCATTACGTGGAGGATATGGCGGCGGCCAAACGGTTCTACGTTGAAATCCTGGGGCTCAAAATCATCCAGGATGGGGGCCCCCACTGGCTTGAGCTCGATGCTGGTGGGACTTCCATCGCCTTGCACCCTGGTGGGACCCCAAGAGGGAGGGGGCGGACCGGTTTGTCTTTTGCCGTTGAGGACTTGGAGTCGGCAAGGGATGAAGTCAATGCGAGGGGTGCTGGTTTTGGCGAGGTCACCAACCCCCATCCAGGCGTCACCTTTTGCGAAGCCGCCGACCCCGACGGGAACCCGGTCTTCTTAAAACCTTCCCGTTGA
- a CDS encoding peroxiredoxin: MPAPGDQFPQFSLPDQNGATKQNKDFEGKPYVVYFYPKDDTSGCTTEACEFTAAIPDFGDVPVVGVSPDSVVSHQKFAKKHGLAVTLLADEERVLIEACGLWVEKSMYGKKYMGVERTTYLVGADGRILEVWNKVKPAGHAAEVLAALNR; this comes from the coding sequence ATGCCCGCACCTGGCGACCAATTCCCCCAGTTTTCGCTTCCCGACCAAAATGGCGCGACAAAACAGAACAAGGATTTTGAAGGGAAACCGTACGTTGTGTATTTCTATCCTAAAGACGACACCAGCGGGTGCACGACGGAAGCTTGCGAGTTCACGGCCGCGATTCCAGATTTTGGTGATGTGCCGGTGGTTGGTGTCAGCCCCGATAGCGTTGTCAGCCACCAAAAATTTGCAAAAAAACACGGCCTTGCCGTGACGCTCCTGGCCGACGAAGAAAGAGTTCTGATCGAGGCTTGTGGACTGTGGGTTGAAAAGTCGATGTACGGCAAAAAGTACATGGGTGTGGAGAGAACAACCTATCTTGTCGGCGCGGATGGCCGGATCCTAGAAGTTTGGAACAAGGTCAAGCCAGCGGGCCATGCTGCCGAGGTCTTGGCCGCACTGAATCGGTGA
- a CDS encoding prepilin-type N-terminal cleavage/methylation domain-containing protein: MKKAFTLIELLVVIAIIAILAAILFPVFAQAKMAAKKTQSISNTKQVNLGLLLYLPDYDDLYPRNDDCILNSSLNAKFNGQPAGTNPAPWCNGTGSPAGQGTFAFRVNHYGWQKWVLPYIKNIEMLQDPVFTKDAFSWDPIGELNGGYQLNVAITGALNTWNTPAPHTGNFAFRDSWLGGSQTAVPNTAGAMILMMGPYNPIVPAYSAAPNASNLNHTTYYPLALQEHWYGYFYKAGGTGPCNTTTTLQPAVSPYGNVIPIGYVDGHVKVIAIGDFLGKTPTAAQFGATTTACFGYPTPNGGVLSSINGTNGTTPNLGTVGSWPLWGLE, from the coding sequence ATGAAGAAAGCGTTTACCCTCATTGAGTTGCTGGTCGTCATCGCGATCATCGCGATCCTGGCCGCAATCTTGTTCCCTGTCTTTGCGCAAGCCAAAATGGCCGCCAAAAAGACTCAATCCATCAGCAACACCAAGCAAGTGAACCTCGGCCTGTTGCTCTACCTGCCCGATTACGACGACCTGTATCCCCGCAACGACGACTGCATCCTGAACAGCTCGCTGAACGCCAAGTTCAACGGCCAGCCTGCAGGCACCAACCCGGCACCGTGGTGCAACGGCACCGGTTCGCCGGCCGGCCAAGGCACCTTTGCCTTCCGCGTCAACCACTACGGGTGGCAAAAGTGGGTTCTGCCCTACATCAAAAACATCGAGATGCTGCAAGACCCCGTCTTCACCAAAGACGCGTTCAGCTGGGATCCGATCGGTGAGCTCAATGGCGGCTACCAACTCAACGTGGCCATCACTGGTGCGTTGAACACCTGGAACACCCCCGCCCCGCACACCGGCAACTTCGCCTTCCGCGATAGCTGGCTTGGTGGTTCGCAAACCGCTGTCCCCAACACCGCCGGCGCCATGATCTTGATGATGGGCCCCTACAACCCGATCGTCCCGGCTTACAGCGCGGCTCCCAACGCCTCCAACCTCAACCACACGACGTACTACCCGCTCGCCCTCCAAGAGCACTGGTACGGGTACTTCTACAAAGCAGGCGGCACCGGCCCCTGCAACACCACGACGACCCTGCAACCGGCCGTCTCGCCCTACGGTAACGTGATCCCCATCGGCTACGTCGACGGCCACGTCAAGGTCATCGCCATCGGCGACTTCCTCGGCAAAACCCCGACGGCTGCCCAATTCGGCGCGACCACCACGGCATGCTTCGGCTACCCGACCCCCAACGGCGGCGTCCTGTCGAGCATCAACGGCACCAACGGCACCACCCCCAACCTCGGGACTGTCGGTTCCTGGCCGCTCTGGGGTCTGGAATAA
- a CDS encoding leucyl aminopeptidase family protein — protein sequence MILQVDHEGHPHPDALVYFIFEGGNLPLELPLEAAAAAKRPEFGGKLGQVADCFPPEGPRIVLVGLGPEEGRSVLSVHKAALKLSQYVNRAEVDATLVTVPDSLATAYWGQNVGVALKLSSFSAKQFPGTRTPSDTAVRFSIKSMQEDFDKGLGRGIGIGDAVNFCRRMVGTPPNIATPSWMAEEARQLTDRVTGLTLRVFQGQDLIDERLAGLTTVGRASASPPCLIRLEWNPPSATGQKPVVLLGKTITYDTGGLSIKGKTAMPGMKHDKAGGCAVLATMQAVAEVIQPPFPVVALLTAAENAVDANSVRPDDVITYRNGVTVEITNTDAEGRLVLADGLCWACDEEDPDCIVDIATLTGAVVTALGCVYGGIFSEAPALVSELVGAGTRSGEEVWHLPVNDAYREMMKGTVADLVNSNPSGMGPSSMAAAFLTCFCQPQIPYAHIDMAGLASSKRDDFTTEGPSGWGVRLLTEFLSARCGAN from the coding sequence ATGATCTTGCAGGTCGACCACGAAGGGCACCCGCACCCCGACGCCTTGGTCTATTTCATTTTTGAAGGAGGCAACCTTCCACTCGAACTCCCTCTTGAAGCTGCGGCGGCGGCCAAACGGCCGGAATTCGGCGGAAAACTTGGGCAGGTCGCCGACTGTTTCCCACCCGAGGGGCCACGCATCGTTTTGGTGGGCTTGGGGCCGGAAGAAGGCCGCTCCGTCCTCTCCGTCCACAAGGCGGCTCTCAAACTTTCGCAATATGTCAATCGGGCCGAAGTGGATGCGACCCTCGTGACTGTCCCAGATTCCTTGGCCACCGCTTATTGGGGGCAAAATGTGGGCGTCGCGCTCAAACTTTCCAGTTTCAGTGCCAAACAGTTTCCTGGTACCCGGACCCCGTCGGATACAGCTGTGCGCTTTTCGATTAAATCGATGCAGGAAGATTTCGATAAGGGCCTCGGCCGGGGGATCGGCATCGGCGACGCCGTGAACTTTTGCCGGCGCATGGTAGGGACGCCGCCAAACATTGCCACACCCAGCTGGATGGCTGAAGAAGCCCGGCAACTCACCGACCGGGTCACGGGATTAACGCTCCGGGTCTTCCAAGGTCAGGATCTCATCGACGAGAGGCTTGCCGGGTTGACCACCGTTGGCAGGGCAAGCGCATCTCCCCCTTGCCTGATCCGGCTGGAATGGAACCCACCTTCGGCAACGGGTCAGAAGCCCGTTGTCCTGCTTGGGAAAACCATTACCTACGACACCGGGGGCCTCAGCATCAAAGGCAAAACCGCCATGCCCGGCATGAAGCACGACAAGGCCGGCGGCTGCGCCGTCCTTGCGACAATGCAGGCGGTTGCCGAAGTCATCCAGCCCCCGTTCCCCGTGGTTGCCTTGCTAACGGCTGCCGAGAACGCCGTCGATGCCAATAGTGTCCGGCCCGACGACGTCATAACCTATCGAAATGGCGTCACGGTCGAAATCACAAACACCGATGCCGAAGGCCGGTTGGTCTTGGCGGACGGTTTGTGCTGGGCGTGCGATGAAGAAGACCCAGACTGCATCGTCGACATCGCCACCCTAACCGGGGCCGTTGTCACGGCATTGGGGTGTGTATATGGTGGGATCTTCAGCGAAGCACCGGCGTTGGTTTCAGAACTGGTCGGCGCCGGCACCCGCAGCGGCGAAGAGGTTTGGCACCTTCCGGTCAACGATGCCTACCGGGAAATGATGAAAGGCACCGTCGCCGACCTGGTTAACAGCAATCCGAGCGGCATGGGGCCTTCCAGCATGGCGGCTGCCTTCCTCACCTGTTTCTGTCAGCCGCAAATTCCTTATGCCCACATCGACATGGCCGGCCTTGCCAGTTCAAAAAGGGACGACTTCACGACCGAGGGCCCAAGCGGATGGGGCGTTCGGCTATTGACGGAGTTCTTGTCGGCCCGGTGCGGGGCAAACTAG
- a CDS encoding YajQ family cyclic di-GMP-binding protein, producing the protein MATEFSFDIVSEVDRMEVKNAFQQAVKELANRYDFKGSSAAIEESGNEIILTAEDDFRLSQVRDILFSKLVKREISAKMVEYGTVEPAKGMTVRQAVSFKEGLKMEEAKALSKMIKDEKFKVNSQVQGEQVRVSGKSKDDLQKVMAYVKGLDLPYAVKFTNFR; encoded by the coding sequence ATGGCCACAGAATTCTCATTCGACATCGTCAGCGAAGTCGACCGGATGGAAGTCAAAAACGCGTTTCAGCAAGCTGTGAAGGAACTTGCCAACCGGTACGATTTCAAAGGATCTTCCGCCGCGATCGAGGAGTCCGGTAACGAAATCATCCTGACCGCCGAAGACGATTTCCGGCTCAGCCAAGTTCGCGACATCCTTTTCAGCAAACTGGTCAAACGAGAAATCAGCGCGAAAATGGTTGAATATGGGACGGTTGAACCAGCCAAGGGGATGACCGTGAGGCAGGCCGTGAGTTTCAAAGAAGGCCTGAAAATGGAAGAAGCCAAAGCCCTGAGCAAGATGATCAAGGATGAGAAGTTCAAAGTGAACTCCCAGGTGCAAGGGGAACAAGTCCGGGTTTCTGGCAAATCCAAAGACGACTTGCAAAAAGTCATGGCCTATGTCAAAGGGCTCGATTTGCCCTACGCCGTCAAGTTCACCAACTTCCGATGA
- a CDS encoding response regulator yields the protein MPPMKILVCDDERHIVRLIQVNLEREGFNVVTAYDGKDGLEKVKAEKPDMLVLDVMMPYMDGFEVLKALRKDPATESLPVIMLTAKAQDKDVFEGYHYGADMYLTKPFNPKELISFVKRIAHGGNDGGGGSRYDL from the coding sequence ATGCCTCCGATGAAGATTTTGGTCTGCGACGACGAGCGGCACATTGTCCGCTTGATCCAGGTGAACCTGGAGCGGGAAGGATTCAACGTGGTCACGGCCTACGACGGCAAAGACGGCCTTGAAAAAGTCAAGGCGGAAAAGCCGGACATGCTCGTCCTTGACGTCATGATGCCGTACATGGACGGATTCGAGGTCTTAAAAGCCTTGCGCAAAGACCCGGCTACAGAAAGCCTGCCCGTCATCATGCTCACCGCCAAAGCCCAGGATAAAGACGTTTTTGAGGGCTACCACTACGGCGCGGACATGTACCTGACCAAGCCGTTCAACCCCAAGGAACTGATCAGCTTCGTCAAGCGGATCGCCCACGGTGGCAACGATGGCGGCGGCGGTAGCCGATACGACCTCTAA